The following proteins are co-located in the Tripterygium wilfordii isolate XIE 37 chromosome 2, ASM1340144v1, whole genome shotgun sequence genome:
- the LOC120013451 gene encoding dentin sialophosphoprotein isoform X2 yields MYGGSSKVGRGGGRGGGGGMGGAKRTSFPPPPAQRPLSAGRLSLGGSSSNLHSRNPSAGGPTTSAPAVEETFSLVPGNKPPAFAMIIRLVPDLVDEIRRVEAQGGAARIKFDGVNNPSGNVIDVGGKQFRFTWSREVGDLCDIYEERRSGEDGNGLLVESGCAWRKLSVRRVLDESTTNQLKMRSEEAERKQKSRKAIVLDHGNPSMKSQMKQLAAVEANPWRMPFKQKKEAPFKKRKVEPSQVPVAGPSKSSYKSGLASTTAKVRRSASPLSVPLDEQYGVPASPFGSGNISRSRVVVEDLTPIPTKTKENVASSDKEDPAKASNAVKETPERKGNLDLQSMLITLLTENPKGMSFKALEKAVGDKTHNAGRKIDPIIKKIATLQAPGRYFLKPGMEWESFKKPSSESGSSPEDNHQQPVAPLDNHDEAPDQRSAPEAGLAEKVPGCDLEELTQSDSKLQEESNALGSIEIERTSPDMHGEKKVSYSSEEQAGSSSDSGSDTDSDSESSDSGSDSGSHSRSRSPARSGSGSSSDSDGDGDSSSNSKEGSDEVVDIMLSDDEPKNKPQITDPWKTNNGRPVQSGVAGHQDVDGLDAIDNEGHTSYMTYIDRQGLDAVEIDGHGSDAVNVEGPGSDAVDNEQEFADDEQESVMGKSARIVPTREVEIIGEGTKSLSPYNSEPLEHHTLIGSLFDDKEETLRDNLKHEQSDSTERKSKHKRGPDLKHFYDKAGQSKRPKSESFSQTPVSGVREVQVSESPRRLPPNSVNEAPYHCPTAQMGFRADKEQNRNYDLQKGNNQVFPGRFNSDLHHLGQKYHDQSVPLKASDAAALPCKTSRHIQNEDVSVKEKKIPKNRKEGSAGDRNSTPLDSNYWERDEMVGEFKEAAQVSNSQDGSGTAFERYPVSNGRGSKLQREPSELEAGELREPLLEEGVVKRQFERKGSFKQSESRPSTSDNSNYNLSKGKHAGRITLDTRKPSPPNLTAELNKGSEYHIEEPSRSHERMVSTQTRHHSRSDNVELAPQFSMFPDSSAKSRQNEAGKLGNGLEGYGESYKKVSISSLQHESKGGRGPKPAKESTVQKSSVVSDLIDSHKDTIRAEDNRNGQKRRGTSFDEDSSYLKYEKDEPELKGPVKDFAHYKEYIQEYRDKYDSYCSLNSILESYRIEFCKMGKDLESEKGRDIERYHKILEQLIESYRECESRHKRLKKIFIVLHEELKNLKQRIKDYALSYSKD; encoded by the exons ATGTACGGAGGCTCCTCGAAAGTCGGCCGCGGGGGTGGCCGTGGCGGCGGAGGGGGCATGGGCGGAGCTAAGCGGACGTCTTTCCCTCCGCCGCCTGCCCAACGCCCTCTCTCCGCTGGACGCCTTTCCCTTGGGGGCTCGTCTTCCAATCTCCACAGTCGTAATCCCTCTGCAGGGGGTCCAACCACCTCCGCCCCAGCGGTTGAAGAGACATTCAGCCTCGTACCAGGTAACAAACCTCCCGCTTTCGCCATGATCATCAGGCTCGTGCCTGACCTAGTGGATGAGATCAGGCGTGTCGAGGCGCAGGGAGGTGCTGCCAGAATAAAGTTCGACGGCGTCAATAATCCTAGTGGAAAC GTTATTGATGTAGGTGGTAAACAGTTTAGGTTTACATGGTCACGTGAAGTTGGTGATCTGTGTGATATATACGAAGAGCGTCGAAGTGGTGAAGATGGGAATGGTTTGCTCGTTGAATCTGGATGTGCATGGCGCAAGCTCTCTGTACGGCGTGTCTTAGATGAGTCTACTACAAACCAATTGAAGATGAGGTCGGAGGAAGCTGAGCGGAAACAGAAATCACGCAA AGCCATAGTGTTAGATCATGGGAACCCCTCTATGAAGAGTCAAATGAAGCAATTAGCTGCTGTCGAGG CTAACCCGTGGAGGATGCCCTTCAAGCAAAAGAAAGAGGCACCTTTCAAGAAGCGGAAAGTAGAACCGTCTCAAG TACCAGTTGCGGGTCCCTCTAAATCTAGCTATAAATCTGGATTGGCTTCTACTACTGCAAAGGTTAGGCGCTCAGCTTCACCACTATCAGTCCCACTTGATGAGCAATATGGTGTTCCAGCCTCTCCATTTGGAAGTGGAAATATTTCAAGGAGTCGTGTGGTTGTTGAAGATCTAACACCCATCCCAACAAAGACTAAAGAGAATGTTGCCAGCTCCGACAAGGAAGACCCTGCCAAGGCCAGTAATGCAGTCAAGGAGACACCAGAGCGCAAAGGAAACCTTGATTTGCAGAGTATGTTGATTACTCTGCTGACAGAGAATCCAAAAGGGATGAGCTTTAAG GCATTGGAGAAAGCTGTCGGAGATAAAACTCACAATGCTGGTAGGAAGATTGATCCTATTATAAAGAAA ATTGCAACTTTACAAGCTCCGGGAAGATATTTTTTGAAACCAGGAATGGAGTGGGAAAGCTTCAAGAAACCGTCATCCGAAAGTGGAAG TTCTCCTGAAGACAACCATCAGCAACCAGTGGCTCCTTTAGACAATCATGATGAAGCTCCTGATCAGAGATCTGCTCCAGAGGCAGGCCTTGCGGAGAAAGTCCCTGGTTGTGATTTAGAGGAACTGACCCAGTCCGACTCTAAACTCCAAGAAGAGTCAAATGCATTAGGAAGTATCGAAATCGAACGGACTTCACCTGATATGCATGGTGAGAAAAAGGTCTCTTACAGTAGTGAGGAGCAGGCAGGCAGCTCTAGTGATAGTGGAAGCGATACTGACAGTGATAGTGAAAGCAGTGATAGTGGAAGTGACAGTGGTAGCCACAGTAGGAGCCGAAGTCCAGCCAGAAGTGGGAGTGGGAGTAGCAGTGAcagtgatggtgatggtgattcTTCTTCCAACAGCAAGGAGGGTTCTGATGAGGTTGTTGACATAATGTTGAGTGATGATGAGCCCAAGAATAAGCCACAAATAACTGATCCTTGGAAAACCAATAATGGCAGGCCTGTGCAAAGTGGAGTGGCTGGGCATCAAGatgttgatggtttggatgccATTGATAATGAAGGTCACACATCTTACATGACTTATATTGACAGGCAAGGACTAGATGCAGTTGAGATAGATGGCCATGGATCTGATGCAGTTAATGTTGAGGGTCCTGGATCTGATGCTGTTGACAATGAGCAAGAATTTGCTGATGATGAACAGGAAAGTGTAATGGGTAAAAGTGCTCGTATAGTTCCCACCAGAGAGGTTGAAATAATTGGGGAAGGAACAAAATCCTTGTCACCATATAACTCTGAGCCCCTAGAACACCATACACTTATAGGAAGTTTGTTTGATGACAAGGAAGAGACTTTGAGGGACAATCTCAAGCATGAGCAATCTGACAGCACTGAGCGGAAAAGTAAACACAAAAGGGGCCCTGATTTGAAGCACTTTTATGACAAAGCTGGACAAAGTAAAAGACCGAAGTCTGAAAGCTTCTCTCAGACGCCGGTTTCTGGGGTTAGGGAGGTGCAAGTCTCTGAGAGTCCTCGTAGATTGCCCCCTAATAGTGTTAATGAAGCTCCCTATCATTGTCCCACCGCTCAAATGGGTTTTAGAGCTGACAAGGAACAGAATAGGAATTATGACTTGCAAAAGGGGAACAACCAGGTGTTTCCTGGAAGATTTAACTCAGACCTTCATCACTTAGGTCAGAAGTATCATGATCAAAGTGTACCTCTCAAAGCTTCTGATGCAGCAGCGTTGCCATGTAAAACTTCTAGACATATTCAAAATGAGGATGTTTCCgtgaaggagaaaaaaattccGAAGAATCGGAAAGAAGGCAGTGCTGGAGACAGAAATTCAACTCCTCTTGACTCCAATTACTGGGAACGTGATGAAATGGTTGGAGAGTTCAAGGAGGCTGCACAGGTTTCAAACTCTCAGGATGGCAGTGGTACAGCTTTTGAAAGATACCCAGTTTCTAATGGAAGAGGTAGTAAACTCCAAAGAGAGCCTTCAGAATTGGAGGCAGGGGAACTTCGCGAGCCATTACTTGAGGAAGGAGTGGTTAAGaggcaatttgaaagaaaaggtTCCTTTAAACAGTCAGAGAGCAGGCCAAGCACTTCAGATAACAGTAATTATAATTTAAGTAAGGGCAAGCATGCGGGAAGGATAACTTTGGATACAAGAAAGCCATCTCCTCCCAATCTAACTGCTGAGCTTAATAAAGGGTCGGAATATCATATTGAAGAGCCGTCTAGATCCCATGAAAGGATGGTGAGCACTCAGACACGACACCATTCAAGATCTGATAATGTAGAACTTGCACCGCAGTTTAGCATGTTTCCAGATTCAAGTGCTAAATCCAGGCAGAATGAAGCTGGAAAATTGGGAAATGGTCTGGAAGGTTATGGAGAGAGCTATAAGAAAGTGTCCATCAGTTCACTGCAACATGAGTCTAAAGGTGGGAGAGGTCCCAAACCCGCAAAGGAAAGTACGGTCCAAAAATCTAGTGTGGTTTCAGACTTGATTGATTCCCATAAAGATACTATACGAGCTGAGGATAATAGAAATGGACAAAAAAGGAGGGGAACTTCTTTTGATGAAGACAGTTCTTATTTGAAGTATGAAAAGGATGAGCCAGAGCTCAAGGGACCTGTCAAAGATTTTGCTCA TTATAAAGAGTACATCCAGGAGTACCGTGATAAATATGATAGTTACTGCTCCTTGAACAGTATCCTTGAGAGCTACAG GATTGAGTTTTGTAAAATGGGAAAGGATCTGGAATCGGAAAAAGGCAGAGATATTGAGAGATACCATAAGATCTTGGAGCAGTTGATAGAATCTTATCGTGAATGTGAATCG AGACATAAACGCCTGAAAAAGATATTTATTGTGCTTCATGAAGAACTGAAG AATCTCAAGCAAAGGATTAAAGACTATGCCCTCTCGTACTCAAAAGATTGA
- the LOC120013451 gene encoding dentin sialophosphoprotein isoform X1, whose translation MYGGSSKVGRGGGRGGGGGMGGAKRTSFPPPPAQRPLSAGRLSLGGSSSNLHSRNPSAGGPTTSAPAVEETFSLVPGNKPPAFAMIIRLVPDLVDEIRRVEAQGGAARIKFDGVNNPSGNVIDVGGKQFRFTWSREVGDLCDIYEERRSGEDGNGLLVESGCAWRKLSVRRVLDESTTNQLKMRSEEAERKQKSRKAIVLDHGNPSMKSQMKQLAAVEANPWRMPFKQKKEAPFKKRKVEPSQVLLAPVPVAGPSKSSYKSGLASTTAKVRRSASPLSVPLDEQYGVPASPFGSGNISRSRVVVEDLTPIPTKTKENVASSDKEDPAKASNAVKETPERKGNLDLQSMLITLLTENPKGMSFKALEKAVGDKTHNAGRKIDPIIKKIATLQAPGRYFLKPGMEWESFKKPSSESGSSPEDNHQQPVAPLDNHDEAPDQRSAPEAGLAEKVPGCDLEELTQSDSKLQEESNALGSIEIERTSPDMHGEKKVSYSSEEQAGSSSDSGSDTDSDSESSDSGSDSGSHSRSRSPARSGSGSSSDSDGDGDSSSNSKEGSDEVVDIMLSDDEPKNKPQITDPWKTNNGRPVQSGVAGHQDVDGLDAIDNEGHTSYMTYIDRQGLDAVEIDGHGSDAVNVEGPGSDAVDNEQEFADDEQESVMGKSARIVPTREVEIIGEGTKSLSPYNSEPLEHHTLIGSLFDDKEETLRDNLKHEQSDSTERKSKHKRGPDLKHFYDKAGQSKRPKSESFSQTPVSGVREVQVSESPRRLPPNSVNEAPYHCPTAQMGFRADKEQNRNYDLQKGNNQVFPGRFNSDLHHLGQKYHDQSVPLKASDAAALPCKTSRHIQNEDVSVKEKKIPKNRKEGSAGDRNSTPLDSNYWERDEMVGEFKEAAQVSNSQDGSGTAFERYPVSNGRGSKLQREPSELEAGELREPLLEEGVVKRQFERKGSFKQSESRPSTSDNSNYNLSKGKHAGRITLDTRKPSPPNLTAELNKGSEYHIEEPSRSHERMVSTQTRHHSRSDNVELAPQFSMFPDSSAKSRQNEAGKLGNGLEGYGESYKKVSISSLQHESKGGRGPKPAKESTVQKSSVVSDLIDSHKDTIRAEDNRNGQKRRGTSFDEDSSYLKYEKDEPELKGPVKDFAHYKEYIQEYRDKYDSYCSLNSILESYRIEFCKMGKDLESEKGRDIERYHKILEQLIESYRECESRHKRLKKIFIVLHEELKNLKQRIKDYALSYSKD comes from the exons ATGTACGGAGGCTCCTCGAAAGTCGGCCGCGGGGGTGGCCGTGGCGGCGGAGGGGGCATGGGCGGAGCTAAGCGGACGTCTTTCCCTCCGCCGCCTGCCCAACGCCCTCTCTCCGCTGGACGCCTTTCCCTTGGGGGCTCGTCTTCCAATCTCCACAGTCGTAATCCCTCTGCAGGGGGTCCAACCACCTCCGCCCCAGCGGTTGAAGAGACATTCAGCCTCGTACCAGGTAACAAACCTCCCGCTTTCGCCATGATCATCAGGCTCGTGCCTGACCTAGTGGATGAGATCAGGCGTGTCGAGGCGCAGGGAGGTGCTGCCAGAATAAAGTTCGACGGCGTCAATAATCCTAGTGGAAAC GTTATTGATGTAGGTGGTAAACAGTTTAGGTTTACATGGTCACGTGAAGTTGGTGATCTGTGTGATATATACGAAGAGCGTCGAAGTGGTGAAGATGGGAATGGTTTGCTCGTTGAATCTGGATGTGCATGGCGCAAGCTCTCTGTACGGCGTGTCTTAGATGAGTCTACTACAAACCAATTGAAGATGAGGTCGGAGGAAGCTGAGCGGAAACAGAAATCACGCAA AGCCATAGTGTTAGATCATGGGAACCCCTCTATGAAGAGTCAAATGAAGCAATTAGCTGCTGTCGAGG CTAACCCGTGGAGGATGCCCTTCAAGCAAAAGAAAGAGGCACCTTTCAAGAAGCGGAAAGTAGAACCGTCTCAAG TTTTACTTGCACCAGTACCAGTTGCGGGTCCCTCTAAATCTAGCTATAAATCTGGATTGGCTTCTACTACTGCAAAGGTTAGGCGCTCAGCTTCACCACTATCAGTCCCACTTGATGAGCAATATGGTGTTCCAGCCTCTCCATTTGGAAGTGGAAATATTTCAAGGAGTCGTGTGGTTGTTGAAGATCTAACACCCATCCCAACAAAGACTAAAGAGAATGTTGCCAGCTCCGACAAGGAAGACCCTGCCAAGGCCAGTAATGCAGTCAAGGAGACACCAGAGCGCAAAGGAAACCTTGATTTGCAGAGTATGTTGATTACTCTGCTGACAGAGAATCCAAAAGGGATGAGCTTTAAG GCATTGGAGAAAGCTGTCGGAGATAAAACTCACAATGCTGGTAGGAAGATTGATCCTATTATAAAGAAA ATTGCAACTTTACAAGCTCCGGGAAGATATTTTTTGAAACCAGGAATGGAGTGGGAAAGCTTCAAGAAACCGTCATCCGAAAGTGGAAG TTCTCCTGAAGACAACCATCAGCAACCAGTGGCTCCTTTAGACAATCATGATGAAGCTCCTGATCAGAGATCTGCTCCAGAGGCAGGCCTTGCGGAGAAAGTCCCTGGTTGTGATTTAGAGGAACTGACCCAGTCCGACTCTAAACTCCAAGAAGAGTCAAATGCATTAGGAAGTATCGAAATCGAACGGACTTCACCTGATATGCATGGTGAGAAAAAGGTCTCTTACAGTAGTGAGGAGCAGGCAGGCAGCTCTAGTGATAGTGGAAGCGATACTGACAGTGATAGTGAAAGCAGTGATAGTGGAAGTGACAGTGGTAGCCACAGTAGGAGCCGAAGTCCAGCCAGAAGTGGGAGTGGGAGTAGCAGTGAcagtgatggtgatggtgattcTTCTTCCAACAGCAAGGAGGGTTCTGATGAGGTTGTTGACATAATGTTGAGTGATGATGAGCCCAAGAATAAGCCACAAATAACTGATCCTTGGAAAACCAATAATGGCAGGCCTGTGCAAAGTGGAGTGGCTGGGCATCAAGatgttgatggtttggatgccATTGATAATGAAGGTCACACATCTTACATGACTTATATTGACAGGCAAGGACTAGATGCAGTTGAGATAGATGGCCATGGATCTGATGCAGTTAATGTTGAGGGTCCTGGATCTGATGCTGTTGACAATGAGCAAGAATTTGCTGATGATGAACAGGAAAGTGTAATGGGTAAAAGTGCTCGTATAGTTCCCACCAGAGAGGTTGAAATAATTGGGGAAGGAACAAAATCCTTGTCACCATATAACTCTGAGCCCCTAGAACACCATACACTTATAGGAAGTTTGTTTGATGACAAGGAAGAGACTTTGAGGGACAATCTCAAGCATGAGCAATCTGACAGCACTGAGCGGAAAAGTAAACACAAAAGGGGCCCTGATTTGAAGCACTTTTATGACAAAGCTGGACAAAGTAAAAGACCGAAGTCTGAAAGCTTCTCTCAGACGCCGGTTTCTGGGGTTAGGGAGGTGCAAGTCTCTGAGAGTCCTCGTAGATTGCCCCCTAATAGTGTTAATGAAGCTCCCTATCATTGTCCCACCGCTCAAATGGGTTTTAGAGCTGACAAGGAACAGAATAGGAATTATGACTTGCAAAAGGGGAACAACCAGGTGTTTCCTGGAAGATTTAACTCAGACCTTCATCACTTAGGTCAGAAGTATCATGATCAAAGTGTACCTCTCAAAGCTTCTGATGCAGCAGCGTTGCCATGTAAAACTTCTAGACATATTCAAAATGAGGATGTTTCCgtgaaggagaaaaaaattccGAAGAATCGGAAAGAAGGCAGTGCTGGAGACAGAAATTCAACTCCTCTTGACTCCAATTACTGGGAACGTGATGAAATGGTTGGAGAGTTCAAGGAGGCTGCACAGGTTTCAAACTCTCAGGATGGCAGTGGTACAGCTTTTGAAAGATACCCAGTTTCTAATGGAAGAGGTAGTAAACTCCAAAGAGAGCCTTCAGAATTGGAGGCAGGGGAACTTCGCGAGCCATTACTTGAGGAAGGAGTGGTTAAGaggcaatttgaaagaaaaggtTCCTTTAAACAGTCAGAGAGCAGGCCAAGCACTTCAGATAACAGTAATTATAATTTAAGTAAGGGCAAGCATGCGGGAAGGATAACTTTGGATACAAGAAAGCCATCTCCTCCCAATCTAACTGCTGAGCTTAATAAAGGGTCGGAATATCATATTGAAGAGCCGTCTAGATCCCATGAAAGGATGGTGAGCACTCAGACACGACACCATTCAAGATCTGATAATGTAGAACTTGCACCGCAGTTTAGCATGTTTCCAGATTCAAGTGCTAAATCCAGGCAGAATGAAGCTGGAAAATTGGGAAATGGTCTGGAAGGTTATGGAGAGAGCTATAAGAAAGTGTCCATCAGTTCACTGCAACATGAGTCTAAAGGTGGGAGAGGTCCCAAACCCGCAAAGGAAAGTACGGTCCAAAAATCTAGTGTGGTTTCAGACTTGATTGATTCCCATAAAGATACTATACGAGCTGAGGATAATAGAAATGGACAAAAAAGGAGGGGAACTTCTTTTGATGAAGACAGTTCTTATTTGAAGTATGAAAAGGATGAGCCAGAGCTCAAGGGACCTGTCAAAGATTTTGCTCA TTATAAAGAGTACATCCAGGAGTACCGTGATAAATATGATAGTTACTGCTCCTTGAACAGTATCCTTGAGAGCTACAG GATTGAGTTTTGTAAAATGGGAAAGGATCTGGAATCGGAAAAAGGCAGAGATATTGAGAGATACCATAAGATCTTGGAGCAGTTGATAGAATCTTATCGTGAATGTGAATCG AGACATAAACGCCTGAAAAAGATATTTATTGTGCTTCATGAAGAACTGAAG AATCTCAAGCAAAGGATTAAAGACTATGCCCTCTCGTACTCAAAAGATTGA